In Nymphaea colorata isolate Beijing-Zhang1983 chromosome 10, ASM883128v2, whole genome shotgun sequence, the genomic stretch AAGAAATCAAAGCTATACAAAACACAAACATTAAGTTAATCTTCAGTTAAGTCGCTAAATTGTTCTCTACAACAGCTGATAAATGGGAAGTGTTAGTCTAgaaagaggaaaggaagaagactaGTGTACCATGTCACACAGGTGCAAGGTGTggtatttttcataaaaacaataaattgtccacaatcaataaaatttgcaattaacaaataacaagctataattttatcaatgattcaaagaaaaagaaagcaattcGTTCATTGCCGCACCCAAGCAGCACTGGCACCAGAGTGGTGTCAACTTGGGCGCAGGCAATTTTTCAAGACCATGTTACTTATCTAGCGAATCATCAAATATGTGTAGACGCTATGTGGACCATTCATTAAAGCACTTAATATGACCAATCACCAGAATATTTAAGAGGTGAAATAACAAAGAAttacataaaaaacaaattagttCTCATAACATTTTATTATGCAATTATCAATAATGGAGCAGCCTAAGAGCAGGATCTGCTCAAGGACACTGAAGTTCAACCATGAAATCCCAAGATATTTCTTGCTAATGTTGGTATTCAAGTTATCACAAACATAATAAGGCAAACTTTCACCAGTTCGCATTTCATACACAAAAGCAGATAGACATACATATgaacatgcacatatacatacatcatcaacaaacacagacactctctctatctcactctctttgtttatctatcttTAAGGAGCTCGAATTTGCATACATGGAAATACCATTTCTACCTGTTCCCATCAGGATGAAGTTCATATTTCTTGTTATCATCATCAATGGCCAAAAGGTAACCAGAAGAAGTCAAACCCTGAAATGATGCATGTAATTAGAAAAGTcgaaaataggcaaaaaacaTATAAGTTTAGCCAGTTTTTGAAAACATGCTTCTGACCTGAATGGCAACCACACTATTTTCTGGACTTGGGTTGCCATGCTTTTCCTCTATGACAACTTTCTGCCCACTGCAAAGTTCAAACATGGTACAAAGAGTAAGCAAATTATGTTATCTGAACGGTGTAAAATTTAATAAGCTAACAGCTAGGCTAGTCTTCCATAGCTTCAAAAGTGTGAGGAAAGGTAAATGAGATAATATCGCGTGTCTTTTATTGAGGTTGAAGTGTAttccttttttgtctttctGTACATTTTTGAGAAGTGAATTATTCATTATTCAGTGTATTTTCATAATGGTTTCTTCCTTTGCATGGACAAatctttttcatcatttctGACTAGCAAAAAGGTAACGAATTTTAGCCATTGCAAAAAATCAATGTCTACAAATTGGCATTCTTTAGAACAAGACAGGGGCAAGCTTTTGGAAGGCATACATTCCTTTATATCTGATACCCTGGCAAAGTCTCATGATATTGTCTCCTCCATCTCATCAAGCCTCTTCTCTGAACCCAATCTATCTCATTTTCCTGTATATGTTCTATTGTGTCTAGAAAAGCCGTTATGATCAAGGAACCGGCAAGTATTTTCATCACtagaaaaaacaatttaaaagaagaaacagcCAAGCTGAAGGCATGTATAATCTTATTGATAAATAAGATTGATAATATTACAGTCTAAAGGCAAGGAACAGTCAATTGCCCAAATGGCTGAATTGGGCGTTGCAAATTCTTGACATGAACAGACTCTTTGAGTTAAAAAAATTCTACGTGAAGCAAACAAGTATGAATTCagtgacaaaaaataaaaatacaaatataaCATGAATAAGGCTTCTTGCAACTAGAAAAATGCATTAAGCATGCCAGGGCCATTTCCTGAAAGTACACAATATCAGCAGGAGCTTCAGAAAAGGATTGGTAGAAGGAATCTCTGGATCTGAATCAGAGAGACTCGAAGGGTAATTTTAGGTGTTCCAAGACGGCAGCTGAATTTCAAGTTTCCAAGTTCAAAAGAACATATAAACGAAGTTTTGCAAGAGTCAATCCCAACAACAAACATAACATGTGAACAATGAAATTCTACAAAAATAGGAGAATCATAACCTAAATAAGGAAAGAAGAATGGAAAAAGTATTAGTAGTATGCCTAGCCATAGAAAAcccttcttaaaaaaaaaaacaataaaaacattaaaaacaatgagaacaaaaaagcttgtctttttcttgtttttctgagAAAAACTCCAAAATGAATCTTTCGTGTTTTTACCGTGTTAGCTTCTTATTATTTTTGCCTTaaagttaaaacttaaattatttatcttcatttctatcattactaaaacataatttttatcattttatcaagctattttttatgttttgttgttaatttttcatttatttaaatttttcttaacttttatgtttttttcttttctaaaaaaaatgctaaatttttcctgagattttcagCTATGtcaaaaagtaacaaaaaaaaaaccttgacaTATAGTACCTATTCTCATCAGGaatatgaaacaattttgggttCTTCATTTCATTGCCATCTATTGATCCTACATTTTAGTTGTCTCCTGAGCCCTTTCTTAATTTCAACTTGGCAATGGCTTGACagcagtttcattttttttttcttagtttaccTTTCAAACTTAGACATTATCTAAATTCACCAGgaatatgaaaatgattttaGGTTCACTTCTTTACAACCATAACTTGTAAGCAAGTTGACTTTACGAAGGTTCACAGATGCATACAATTGCAGCATGCACTATGTATATGTAGCCAATCTTTGCATGTACAATTGCTTGTACATAACTACATATTCAATCATGTGTAGCTAACTGGTAGTAGAAAAGAAACCAAACCATAAAGGAACTAATATTTCACAACTGAAACATTACTATGTGGCTGCCACATGTCAATGTGTTATTGATTGTTTTCACATACTGAATTTTCTGGTGCCTAGACAAGCAAGACAGGAATACAGAATTCAGACATGTTTCAGATTTAAGTGGAAAGCATAAACCAAGGCTCAAAAACAAATACCTGTGCATCCAATATTTGTAGTACAAACTTTCAAGGGCTTGGAATCCTGCAGAAACATACGAAGACAAGCTCATCAGTGTCAATCACTGTACCAAAAAGAAGCTCAAAGCAAAGGAATACATTATTGGCAAGCATGTGTATGTTTGACAGAGCTTGTTCTTATAAAATCCAGCTCAGAATTGGTGTCTGACCACTTGCATTAGTTGCAGTATGCTTGCAACATCATGCATTTACAAGATGGAAGTttgtcatttcaaaaaaaaaaaacacaagcagcAGTTGTAACACAGGTAAACATGGTGTAGACTATAAATTTGTATGCAGCCACAGCTATGGCACTCATCTGAAGTGTAGAAATGCGTCTAGACATGAAATCACTAGGCATAACAAACTCATACTGTTTCTTCCATCATCCAATGCAGTGTGGTGCAATCCATAAAAAAAGGCTCTGCCAGAATGAAGCAATGTTTATGAGGGTAAATTTCTTTACGTTGTGACTGGACATATATCCAAAACTACAGAGGAAATAAATTCAAGATTGCTCTCAatagaaatgaatgaaaatattCCACAACGCTTAATAGATAAGTGGTGTTATTTCTcccttttcatcttttctttcttcactgCTACAATAAATATTACAGTGCCTTGTACTTCATTCATGATGAGGTTACAAGATCAGCATGCACTAGTCAATTAACTATGTGCTAGGAataattattttgatattcagCTAATTCATCTTGATATTACAAATGCTTCTGCACATATTTGAAGCCATATGCAAATAAATGTTCCAGCAATTAACTTCATGATTAGCAATATATGATCATCATACAAAAAGTAAACATGCCAGACTAGGATCTGCACATGTGCGAGGGCTTTAAATCAACAATAAGAGAAAAAACGATCACCTTGATTAATAAAAGCTTCATACAGAGATTCAAATCTTGAGAAGAAGGATGCAAGAATTTCTTCCCTTGTTAGACGTAGGGAGCCAGATGTTAACTTCTGTAATGCTGTATTTAAGCAAGTTGTTGGCATATCATTATTCAAGTTCAACCCGATGCCTGCAGATGATCACCCTTTCAGAGGATATAATAAAGGAAGTAAAAAGGTAACCCAAGGAACCTGAGATAAAGTAGAACACGATGTGAATAACTCGAACCAACACAAAAAGGATCAGCTGTTAAAACCACAGATCACAGATGTAGATCTCCTATTATGGCAAAATACCAATGAGGCAAACGTTaacacattttgaaaataatattttaccAGAAACatttatgtaaaatttaaaatctcaaaatacAAATAAACTACACACAACATGAGATATCATGTTGGCACTGCACAAATGTTGGAAACAAGCATGATGTTTTCAGAATAGACATTCTGAAAATATCACATCTATGAAGTTGGCTGTCACAATTGCAAAAGCAAATTTCCTATTTAGGGAAGACACATAAAAAGATTCTCTTTTACCAGCACTAACATTGAACTTCTTTGATCTATATGCTGATGTGCATAGGACCCCTCCAACCTTAAGCCCATCAAGATAAAGGTCATTAGgccattttattttcacatcaaGGCACGGCAGACCCTGCAAAATTGCATGATCAATGTCAAGCACAAACCATACACAGGACATTTGTTTGATTagagaataaaacaaaaaacaaaattgcaaGTGCAAACATATAATTCAAGGTCATGCAATGTTTTAAAGGAATAGAATGCCATTGAAATGAATGCTGGAAAGTTGAAGTCCAATGACAGTAGCGATGTAACGagttttaagatttttaattcaaaatcaCTGAAATTTATCACAAGCTGCTACAACCGGATGAGTCAGGAAAGCAACAATATTGAAAGTTTTCTGTCCTCGCATGTGCGTATGCTGCTATTTCACACAGAAGGTTTTGTCTAATGTATATCCTGCAGCAACATCTACATCTAATAGAGTACTCAGATGGCATGTATGTTCCCTCTGATGTCCAAAATCTCAACCTTCATCTAGGTGTAACCTTTTTTTTACAAATCTAACTATAATAAATAGATTGTacatgccaaaaaataaaataaaaaaggaaaccacATATACATATTTTCTGATGTCTATTTTGAACTctacaagcaacaaaaattcaGAATGTCAAATTGAATGCTTACAAAATGTTGTCTACACACCAATAAATTACATATAGTATGTTGGTCACAAATACAGTTCTCGGATTTCAATGAGGTTTTCCTTAGGTAGTAActcaaaagtttgtttttctcaggaaaatcttggaaattcaagaaataaaaaacatacaacaacaaataaaaaacatgaaattatgaattttctactgattttcttacaaaaaattgataaaaaataaaaaatagttattaaaatattaagggaaaaaaataaaatactgcAAGCAATAGTCCGATATTTTTAACTCCAAACTATAAggtgatattttcaaatatttgcaacaattttcatttttactaatttctctttttcaggTGATATTATCAACATATTTTGAAATGTTACctatatttgtgactatggttgatTCCCTTATTCTAGGATATGTGGATTGCGTCTGTATGGTtagatttgcaaaaaaaaactcataaagTGCAGGGCCTGGAGGCTGTTAATTTGAGACATCTTTGGTAGCTGACACTATACGAATGCACACTCATATACACAGAAAGGAGTATGTGGACTAGGAAATATTAGGAGTTTGAGCACTACAGTGAGCCATTTGATTTAGATTGAATAAGTTGTCACATCTAACACATGAAACAACTTTCAGTGTCAATTGATATCCACCTTCTAAGAAGTAGCCTTACCCATGAAAATTTCCAGACTGTCCCATTATATTCATTGAACAGCTAGAAGTCCATAGACCTCATACTTATTAGTTcatatgcatacacacacaaactACATTTACAGCACCATCACAAATACTGTTTtgggctatgtcacataggtacgggtatgggtgctGGCACGGGTACGAGAAAGCGGGAAAGGGTATGGCGTTTTCGCCAATCTTGGTACAACGGTACAGCGATAATACTacatttttaattctaaaaaacaaattgaaatcatcacatcattaagacaatgttcctttcatagttcctacatataatctcacaaaaaaacataaacaaaccaaaacaatgtttttttggGGTTTGGATCGGTTCCGACCCAAAACCGATCCAAACATACCTGGTCCCGGTACGGGCACGCCGGTACGGGTATGTGGGCTTCCCCAACTACTATTGTGACTTAGGTTTTGGGGTTTTTATTGGCAAGATTTGTCTAGGGTGTTAAATCAACTTcaatgtgaatttttttttttttgaaaaatctcaagaatacaaaaaaattatagaaaagtaaaaaatatgaaaaaaataggtTCTAATTTTCGTACATCATCAtcattcaaaatccaaaaatagttattaaaatattaaaagaaacatcaaacaaaaaaatttaaaataactttccagaaaaaacaaatgaaaaacaaaaacatgaaaatgtcattttgggaccttcaaaatatcacaattttcttgtttttctttgttggccAAAAAATGGCTATACTATAATGATATCATTGTCACACGCACCAAGtattttaagattttgaaaattaatagcTCCATTGTACAAAgtgatttaaaaaatcatatttttatgtgCAAGAATTGTGACGATACCGCCAAGAAAATTATGCTAAATGCATTTATTGAGcctgatttgaaaattcaagGTACACTTAGTATAGATGGGATCGGATATCTGCAATGCCTTATGATCTCaatgcaaaatttttgaatggCCAGTGGTGTCTACTCCAAATGATGAACCCTATCATCTTACAGGTTTCCCGTTTCATTTACAGAAGAGTATTTTCGTCATAATAAGGTTACACATTTTTGAGAAATGAGGTTGTAGGTTCAAATCCATCCTTAGCTGCTCCTTAATGTTCACAAGGTTTTCATGATAAACACATGCTTTCTCCAACACAAACTTGACCTAGAGCACAATTCATCTCAGGCATCCAACTTAAACACCTAGTGATTAAGTGATAATTGAGCTTCATTTGACCCCAAGTCCTTTAATACTTGTGTTAGAAGAACCCTTTAATACTTATGTTAAAAACCAACTTGGTCTCCAACTGCCTTATAGAGAATAAATCTCAGCTAGAGAATACAAACCACCGCAAAATCAGTTAGGCCCAGCTACAGTATTATCAATAGCTCTTTTAAACCAGCTTTGCTACGAGCCATGTCCTTGACATTGCATAAGAGAGCCTTATTATAAAAGTTATTCTCAAAGAAAAAGTATACTACATTTTTTCATCGAAACAATACCACACGATTTAAGCTGCTTATCCATGAAATTTGGCTGTCCATAGTGGTGAACCCAAAACCAAAAAGTGTCAATTCAATCtgtattttcaattaaatatgagCAGATTCATTTACCTTTGCTTCACATGCAACCCTTATTGCCTCAACTATTGCAAGAGATACAACATATTGCAGAAGAGGTAGAATGTGCCCATTGTCCATTTCCAATGTAAATGAGAACAACAGGCAACCATGTGGTGATTCCCATACATTTTTAGAACGCCCTAAGGTTGTCATGGTCAAAACAAGAGAATTAGAAACTCAAGGTGACATGGAGACATGCTCTATTTAGTTCAATAGACACCAACCTCTTCCTTTAAACTGGATATCCGTGATGCAAACAGTTCCTAAAGGAAGCTCACAAAAATTCCTGCTTGTTTCCAAATTTTCAGTGGCAAGAAGAAATCAGAACGGGAAATAACCAAACTAATTGAGAACGCAAGTCTAATAGAGTGCAAGCTCTCTTTAACATGACAAAATAATAAAAGCACACACAAAACGAAAAGACAAGGAGACGACAAATTTGCAATACCCACTGCGAAACAAGATCATGAGTTGAAGGCAGCCGTGGAGACCACATCAGAAATCTACCAAAGACGCAAGTTGAAAGATTATTCATGTATAAGTTAGTCTGAAATGTCTGTAAGCCACATGGATTTTGTAGCTCAGAGTGAACAAGTATCTGGATTTCTTCTTCGCCCTCAGCAAGCTTCAAGCTTTTCTTGTGCTTTAGGGAGAAGGCAAACTCATTATCAGAAGAAGACTTTCCAGTTATGACGAtaagatatgaattttttgagCCTGAAATGTAAAGAATACATGAGCAATTAGCACATGCCTTTGGTTTCAATTAATGAGAATGCAAGTACCAAATTACGTTA encodes the following:
- the LOC116261881 gene encoding biotin--protein ligase 2-like isoform X1, which encodes MRLVFNGSRFSPAYRLLLLRPQPFPVRPNLRSPPSNQRPRCAASLPPFLREMAHRDDTGSGPDAAPTGSKNSYLIVITGKSSSDNEFAFSLKHKKSLKLAEGEEEIQILVHSELQNPCGLQTFQTNLYMNNLSTCVFGRFLMWSPRLPSTHDLVSQNFCELPLGTVCITDIQFKGRGRSKNVWESPHGCLLFSFTLEMDNGHILPLLQYVVSLAIVEAIRVACEAKGLPCLDVKIKWPNDLYLDGLKVGGVLCTSAYRSKKFNVSAGIGLNLNNDMPTTCLNTALQKLTSGSLRLTREEILASFFSRFESLYEAFINQGFQALESLYYKYWMHSGQKVVIEEKHGNPSPENSVVAIQGLTSSGYLLAIDDDNKKYELHPDGNSFDFFKGLIKKKMES
- the LOC116261881 gene encoding biotin--protein ligase 1, chloroplastic-like isoform X3; protein product: MILFRSGNFCELPLGTVCITDIQFKGRGRSKNVWESPHGCLLFSFTLEMDNGHILPLLQYVVSLAIVEAIRVACEAKGLPCLDVKIKWPNDLYLDGLKVGGVLCTSAYRSKKFNVSAGIGLNLNNDMPTTCLNTALQKLTSGSLRLTREEILASFFSRFESLYEAFINQGFQALESLYYKYWMHSGQKVVIEEKHGNPSPENSVVAIQGLTSSGYLLAIDDDNKKYELHPDGNSFDFFKGLIKKKMES
- the LOC116261881 gene encoding biotin--protein ligase 1, chloroplastic-like isoform X2 — encoded protein: MNNLSTCVFGRFLMWSPRLPSTHDLVSQNFCELPLGTVCITDIQFKGRGRSKNVWESPHGCLLFSFTLEMDNGHILPLLQYVVSLAIVEAIRVACEAKGLPCLDVKIKWPNDLYLDGLKVGGVLCTSAYRSKKFNVSAGIGLNLNNDMPTTCLNTALQKLTSGSLRLTREEILASFFSRFESLYEAFINQGFQALESLYYKYWMHSGQKVVIEEKHGNPSPENSVVAIQGLTSSGYLLAIDDDNKKYELHPDGNSFDFFKGLIKKKMES